The stretch of DNA GGGTTGCTTTGTTGCCTTTCCAAGTGTATGACATGTGATCTCGTGCCAAGACGCACTCTGTCCAAGCATTATCATGTATTCGCTTTGAGTGTATAGTTTGATCAGTTGATATTTGAATTGTATTTAATGGTTCACGATGGATGTAGATTTTAATGGTATAGATAATATAATTAGATTATAACATCCCAGTTTAGTTCCACATCGGAAATAGGTTAAGACTTGGATTAATTCATAAGGTCTAATGGGTTTATTATTGTTCCTTTGACTTAGATTGTCAAAGGCACATCTCCTGTTCCTTGGTTTTTGGAAGCCATTTTCTCCAATATTGCTTCTGTTTTAAAGCAATTTTCAGCTTCAAACACTCTTCACCTTCCTAGAGAGCTCTTTGGTAGACTAGCTGTCTTTGGTATATATCTGGGATCTCCTTTTTTGTAATGCAGATGAACTTACTGTGGCTTAGTTTTTAATTAACCAGTAAAGTTTACTTCTGACTTAAGCATTTTGAGCTAGTGGTTCAGGTTCAACAAAGTTAAAGAGTTGTATAGGATCATGATATATATACTCAAGTAAAGAGTTGTGtaggatcatgatatagatattcAAGTAAAGAGTTGGTGAATAGTGATATCCATACGTGTGGGATATTGATGATTGTTTAATACattatttaagtattttttttccTGTAAAATAGCTAGTAGGATACtggatatttttcattttttttctcggatatttttttattttccctaACTCAAAGTGTTCACTTAAAACTTTGTAATTCTAATATCATATTGTGGAGTTTTTGACTAGTCATCTCTAGCTTTCCTTTTCTTATATACAGAATATACAATTTTATGTTCAATATTTTGCATCTATAGGCCAATATCAATTATATGCCTACTGTCTCATACTTTCTATTTATTTCTGTAAGATTCATACTCTCTGGATGAAGCTATATTCAGAATTTGCTGAAATTTGTTGTTCTATGTGCACGAGGATACATAGTATTATTTCTTGAGTTGTCAGAGTTGTCTTCTTGGTATTTCTGTAATGGTCCATCGAATGTAGTCTTTTGAGAACTAACCATAGTTTATAATTCATTATTCAGTGGCTGTTAAGACAATTATTATTGTGCTACTGTTTAGATTATATTCAACAGCTGTCAAAAACTCCGAACAAATCGAACTCCCGACGTCCCAAAGCCAGTGAGGCTTTTCAGAgaatatattttctttaattatttacTTGCAACAAAAAACTGCATTTGTGATAACAATGCAGAACAACTCTGAATGACTTGCTACTATACACAGCATGTTACGGTAGACATGTATTATCATAGtagaacaaaatttttttttgacattTGTTATCTAGACTGCCTTTTCAAATCACCAAATGGTTATATTCTTTAGTGTGTTATTTACATTCTGTTGTTATATACTTGCATATATGTATTGTCCATGGAAGATTCTCTAGATGGATTCCTATTAGAAAATGGTAGAGCTTGTCATTGGAACTTACAAAATTCATGGTTGCGTCTACTTGATCTAGTTGTAACTTTGCTTCTTCTTTCCTATATAGGAATATAATGTACGGGCAAGTGCCAACATAGACAAAGCTTTCTATATCGGTAGGTTTGTAACTGGCTTGCCACCTTTTTCGAAGAAGAGTTCAGAGAACAGGTGGTCTCTTCACAAAGAAGGCCTTCAAGGACGCCAACTCACTGACACTTTGAAGGTATGCACAATCATCACCATGCTCTATGATCTTTCTTTGTATTTGTTTCCTTTATGATTAGTTTATATAAGATTGGGCGGTTATCTATTGTGTTCTTGCAAAAGGTTACAAATACGAATTATGGCTTATTAGTAAAAGGACATGATGCAAGGTAGTGTATTTTAGGTATAATTTTGGTTAGGCTAGTTCAATAAACTATAGACAAGATGCAAGGAAGTCAAGTATAATCTGTTTGGTTTGTTCATACGAATATTAACGGTCCGAGCCTAAACCGAGATGTGGACTGCTCCTATTTCAAGCAATTCTGTCCAACCTATCAACAAAAATGAACTCTTTCAGTTAGGGCTCGTGAGCACAAGCCCTCTCTGTATGCACGGACTTTGCGCCCTGTTTTTTCTGTCACTTACCACCTTTCGCCACCAACCTCCATGCCACACATCAGACGCTGCTGATCTCAGGTATGCATccttctctcctcttcttcctcctccttcaccGCCTCATTCTCCTCCTTTTCCTTCCTGTTCCTCTTTCCTCCACCACTTCCTCcatcccctcctcttcttcttcgccttcctccttcctccactgCTTCCTCCATCGCCTTCTTGTCTTCTTcgttttcctccttcctccttttaCTCAActgcctccttttcttccttcctttcctccttcctctctcttcttcttcctcctctcttcctccaccaccttctcttcttcctcctcttcttctcctcctcatcttcttctCTCAGTATATATTGGTGTACCATTTGTCAGTCCACCGGTACTGACAGTACATACTGGTCTGACCAAGGAAGTACCCGACATGAAATTGCAATCCATGGACAGGACAACCAATAGAATAGTTCTTTGGCTTTAGAATTATTGAATTGATTTGTCAATCTAATTTATTTAGGTGTCTTAATCACCTTAAGGGTTCCAAAGTTGttcctttattgtttgttgcagtATTTCATGCCTTAAGTAGAATGATAAACAAGAGGATTTGTTGCAATAGTTCATGGCTTAAAATAGAATGATAAACAAGAGGATTCGTTGTAATAGTTCATGGTTTAAGTAGAATCATAGACAAGAGGAAGGATAGATCTCCATGGCTCCATGCAGGTCTTTGGGAGGAAATTGAAGAAATTATTGTTTCTCATTCTTGTAACTGAGAAATGACAATATCTTTGTCTTGTCAAACAGTATAGttagttttttaaaaaaatatatttgctaTATTTAGAATGTGGGAGCTCTATGATCAAATTGGAGCAAAGGCTCCCATGTTCTTATTTGAGACAATGTATGAGTTTGACTTGCATCTGCATTATGCATTGTTCTTCGAGAATCTGTACTTAATAGGAACATAACAGGAATCTGATAGTTGTTGTAACAACATATGATTTTGTGAACATGAGCATTCTGGATGATTTTGCATGTTTTAGATTTTAAAGGACTTGAGGTTATTTATGTGGAAGTCTCTCAACGCTAGTTTTTTTGCAtatgtttttatttaaatatCAATGTCTAGCCAGTATGGCTGTTTGCCCTTATTGGTATTGGTATACCTTTCTTGAATTTAGATGTACTTAATGGAATGGTGCAGGAGAAGTACAAGAATAAACCATGGATATTGGAAGATGAGACTGGCCAGCATCAGTATCAAGGTCAAATTGAGGGCTCACAATCTACAACTGCTACTTATTATTTGCTAATGATGCATGGGAAGGAGTTCCTTGCTTTTCCTGCTGGTTCCTGGTACAAGTTTGTTTGTGGAGTTATGTGTATTGTTTCCTTGTCACTTCTGAAATCTCCTTGCTGTCcttttgttttctcttggtttctgTTTTGTTCCCCCATCTTTCGTGGGCTAAATAACAAAAGATTGTTGATTTGCTTGGTTTGCTCCTTTTGAGGATTGTTGCAAATTTATATGAGATGAGGTTATAAATTATATCCATATTTATTGTCGTGATGCCTATACTATGTATTCCAAGTTGCTTTACATCTCATAATTGTTGGCCAATACTCAATCGTGAAGAGGTCTTATGTCTCATAATTCCAAGTTGCTTTACAGGTACAATTTTAGCAAAATTGCACAATACAAGCAATTAACTTTGGAAGAGGCTGAAGAGAAAATGAACAAGAGGAGACATAATGCAACTGGATATGAAAGGTGGATGATGAAGGCAGCAACTAACGGGGCTGCTGCTTTTGGTGAAGTAAAGAAGAATGAGGAAGCAAGCAAAGGTGAGGCTGATGGAAGCAGTCGCCTTAAGAAAGGAAAGAACAGTGATGATGGAGAGCATTCTGACAAGGGTGAAGAAAATGAGGATGAAGAGGAGGCAAGAAAGAATAGGCTTGGACTGAGCAAAAAGGgtgttgatgatgatgaagaaggtgCAAAAGGGGGtgaatttgatcttgatgatgatgacattgaaAAAGGTGGGTCCCAGTGTTACTGTTGTTGATGTTTTTAATACCTGTAATTTCAGAATATCTCTTCCAATAGTGGTATAATAAATCATGTATAGTGTTGTCTAGTTGTCTATAAGTTCATGATCATAGAATATCCAGTTACAGATGTTCATTGAATAAGCTAAACCAAGTCACCATGCGCTCAGGTTTGTCTGAGATAAAGGAACACATGAACTGAGTTGGTCTAAGTTGAATTCTGATTAGGGGATTGATACACCATACATGTGTTAATTATTTGTGGATGATATCTGATTCCATGTAAACTCACCACTATATCTGCCATAAATCTGATTGGGATTATTATCATCCTTATTTGTACTAAACAAATTTAGTACCTATCTGATGTGTGTTTTTATCTGCTGATCGGTTCATATTTTTTTACATCTTTTAGGTGATGACTGGGAGCATGAAGAAACTTTTACTGATGATGATGAAGCTGTTGGTAATGATCCAGAGGAAAGAGAAGATTTAGCTCCTGAGATTCCTGCTCCCCCTGAAATTAAACAGGTATCTTTTGCAGAAGTTTATGGCATGAAACTTTTTAGGCTTATGGCAACTACATCTTCCAGCAATGCTAGGATGAGATTTGATttgttggattttttttcttcttttttttgcatAAGATTTGACACTGCCTTAGATTTTGTCAAAACATAGTTTCTGAGGGACAAAGGATTAATTGTTTCTTTAGGGATTTTGGGTCTTTCATCTTTGTATATCTGCCTTCAGATTATTCAATAAGTTGATTTCATCAACTGCATACTGACATGATGCACTCTGAATCATTATATCCTTTTGTATCAGTTTGTGGATCGCTTCTGCTGCTACTGAGCATAAATTCACTAGTCACCCTCACATCTTGTTGCATCCATGGTTTGGGTTGAGTTGTTAATCATTTAGGCTTGTTACTTATTAAGATCAGATCCAGTGAGCTTAGGTTTCTTGATATAGTTTGAATCAATTTTATAGTTATTCTTCGTAGGATTCAGTCTCAGTTCTGGATCAGTTCATGTCCCTTTTCTAATTGGttttaaattatcattatttGGGAAAGGGCCACGAGACATACCGCTAAAGGAGTGGGCAGCTAGGCCCTTAAACAACCAACCATATATGTGTTTTAAGAATCTTGTTTGGACTCAAGTAGGTGGTAATTTATTATATTCTTTGGTTCGAATGTCATAGGTTTTCTTGAACCGACTTAACAGATTGGAAACTGAAATTGCCTTCTGGTTTCTACAGAACACAAATTTTCTTTAAATCCTGGAAGAAATATAATTGGGATCCAGTGCTTGGAAAGAAATTTATAATTGCTATTTACAATGATTATTACATCCTATGAGACTCATTCTGACTGTGTCGCTTTAATATATTTAAGCCGAAAAGTCGTGCCCTTAAATAATGATGTATGGTACTATGGTCTACATTTTATGAATGAAGGAATAAAGGAATCCCTCGTATGCCAGACATGCCCTGGTTGCTCTCTTCTCACTTATAGTAACCCTTTCTTTCCCTGCAGTATTTTCTTCCTACTATCCTTGATCCCTACCTTCTAATGTGCATTCTATTTGCTGTCCTGATCATAGATCTTAAGATGAGATCAAATTGATTAGTTGAGATATTCATGATGGAAGGCACCACCATGTGGTCTGAGATTTGGTGCTTTGCTTGCATCACATCTATGATCAGTGGTTCTTTGATTTACTTTTTTCAGAAGACTTTCATAATTTATGGAAACTTGAGATATGAAGAAAGCACGTAGTATTATTGTCATGGGCTTGAGAGACTTGTTGACATGGATATGATCGACAGGGCAAACACCCAAAGTCTAGATATGGCGAtgctatatctatatgtataaagCAAATAAATATGCATATGCATTCTATTTGTACTACTGTCTGCACTGTATCTATATAGATGCTGGTgttttgattgatttatttttgagcGGTTATAGATGCTGAGAACTTGTCGTCATCTAGTAGTTGCTTATCTATATCAGAGAAGCCTTCATTGTTCTCCAACATTTAATAATGATGCAAATTTTAGTAAATATTGAAGTTATTGCTAATTATAAAAAACAGTTTCTGatattttaaattagtttataaaATTAAGAAGCTGTGCCTTTATTCATTTTCTGTTCATCAAACTTGATTAATATGTTGTCTATATGTTAACTTGGTCTTCTAGGAAGTTTTCTTGGCCAATAATGCTGGTTTACTATTTGTAATGTGCACAGGATGatgaggaggaagacgaagaagatGGTGGGTTGAGTAAATCTGGAAAGGAGTTGAAAAAACTGCTTGGACGAGCTGCTGGATTAAACGAATCTGAtggtgaagaagaagatgatgatgacgatgtaaGTGTTTATTTGGCATTTCACAATCTGTGAGTTTGTCTACTCTTTCTCGTTGTTTCTCCATGTCCTCTGGATCATAGGATGTGCATGCTGTAATAATTAGTCTGGTAGTCTGGTTGTGCATGCTGTAATAATTACATGTAGGATCCTTTTTTATTTTGCATTGCCTTTTTGACAAGCATCTTTCTTTCCTTTGGACTGTATGAGTCAGTAATTGCTAGATTGTGTGGTAAtgcaatacatatacatatataattatgTTATTCACAGATTATTTGGCTTATATGTGTTTGGATTTATTTATTTACAACAACACAAGTTGTTAAGATGTTCATGTTGTAGCTATATTTTCTTTTAAGACACACATAGACTCCATTAAAATTTTTGGTCATATGTGTCTCCATCAAAGATCATATCCACAATCATTGAAATGCTAAATTCTTGCAATAAAACTGAGAACGGTATATGAATATATTCTTCACTGTATAtatatgatttcaaatggttGCTGCAACATATATATGCATAACATTTAGTGTTTTTGCATACACTAATTACTTCACTGCAGATTAAGCTTTTCAGCTTTTCATTGTTTAAATTTCTCATGTCATGAACCTTGAGCCACCTCGCTTTTGCTAAAAGTACATTTTTTGAATTGTTTTGACCATTTGGGCACCAAGTTGAAGCTGAGATTCTTCTATGCTGTTGTACTGAAGGTCTCCAACAATTGGAATATTGGAACCTTCACAATCTGAATGTGTACTTTTCTATTATATTATCTTACTACCAGCTGTTGCTAGGATTTATGACATGTTACCAAGTTTATTGGGCTGTCaagatattctataaatcatcaaACTGGATTGTTTCTATAAATCTTAATATTCTGTATTTCATGTCTAGGATGAAGAAATTGGCATGTCTCCTGTGCTGGCTCCAAAACAAAAGGATGCCCCCAAAGACGAACCAACAGAAAACACTCCCTCAAAAGCAGCACCTCCCTCTGGACCTGCCCGTTCTACTCCAACTACATCAAAATCATCTAAAGCAAAGAGGAAACCTGGGAGTGATGATGTGAAGAGCAATAATGGTTTACCTGTGAAGAAGATGAAGGATAATGTATGTACTCCATTATATGATTCTTAGGATTCTTTGGTTTATAAGTCTTGTTGTTGTCAATGGCATACTGAAGCAAGTGCACTGCTGTTATTCAGTCTTGCATTTATGATAAATCAATTTTCTCTGTTTCAGCCAAGTGCTAAGGATGAGCTTCCCACTTCATCTAAATCTAATGTACTTCCAAAATCATCTCCTGCTACAACTTCCAGACCTGGGTCAACACCTTCTACAGCTCCAGTAACAGAGGATGAAATTCGAACTGTACTCCTTTCTGCCACTCCTTTGACAACACAGGACTTGGTTGCAAAATTCAAAGCCAGGCTAAAATCTCAAGAGGTTTGTTGATATTGTTATTGTTTTACTTTCTCTGAGGTTGATAATGCTGCACAGTTTCTGGCATATAGTTTTCTAGTCCCTAAATCAAACACCAGATTTTTCAGGGTAAAGGTGCAACCAAAGGAAGCCACTCTTTCAGTTTTCATGTTTCTGAAGTTCTTTGATTTCTCAACATCTATAACTTAGCATAGTTACGTACTTTGCCCCAGTAATTTGTAACTCATAGGTCGCTAATCATGAATCATTGTTCCCACTTTGATTGGAAATCTTATGTTGTCGTTCATGGGGATAACCTTACTCCTATACATGGAGTGATAAGCATGTCTTACCTCTGTTCCCCAGATTCTATAGTGGTGGGAGACTTGTTTACTGGGTTGTCCAGGGttgcctgttttgagcatctgtaTCGGTTCTGCTAAACCCATAACCTTATCCAACTATACTTGCTCGCTGTGAATACTTGGTTTTGAATGTCTATTCTTCTGTTTAACTGGAATTTCGGAGACCACGATATTGTATAGTTTGGCTAAAATGACTCTTGATTTTGTTATTACATGCTGTCTTTTAGGCATCTGGGAATGTTGCCTAGGTGATGAAGCCTTTGGTTTGAACCTTTCATAGGTAGGCTGATCGACATCGAATTCCCTCATACCATctgcaaagtacttagtttgtttGGTCAGGTGAATTTATGTGAGTTTTTTTGTCACTGGGGCGTCAATGCTATTTAGGTTTATGAAAACTATGTGAAAAATGTTTCACCTAGGGATCCTTTTTATGTGTTCCATTAAATACTTTTACCTTTTTTTTGTGATTGACATTTTAGCTCCTGGTTTGTACGCATCACACTCTTAGTTTAGCTATATCACTTCTTAGAACATCTGCAGTTGTTTGGTATGTGTTACACCGTTCAATTGCTTTCTAGCTTGTCAAAAATATATTCATGATTTCTATAACACAATAAAAATTGTTTCAGACTGCTAGTCTCTACTAATGAGATTACTGCCTTGTCCCTTTCTGGAAAACAACTTGCAATTATCAATTGCTTTATTACCTGATATCACTCAAATAAATTTTTTGCAGGATAAGAATGCCTTTGCGGACATCCTCCGGAGGATATCAAAAATACAGAAGGCTAATGGTCACAACTACATTGTGCTGAGAGATAAATAGTACAGTGTCATATAGTTTCCTCGGCCTTCTGGTGATGTTGCATCAGACTTTTTTTGCCGAGTCTCCAAGGTTACCGCTCCTTCGAGTGCGACAAACACAAATCGGAATAAAAGTGTTATCAAATAATATTTGGAAAGGTTTCGGTGGATACTATAAAAGCAGGCTTAATTGTATATTTGTAGATTGTGTACTCGCCTGACTTTGCATGCGAAGACTCCGTTGCTTCACAGGCTATGCAGTTCTTGAAACCTTACAATGCAGTTGTGGTTGAAATGGCTTAAACTTGTTTAATTGTTCATTTGCACAAATTGATGTAGCTGTGACCTTTTCTTCTTGACTTTTAAATTCTTCACGTATATAGATGAATTAATTTGCACAAATTCATTTGTGCAAATTCTTCACCGCATGGTTGAAATGACTTTTAAATTCATTTGCACAAATTAATCGCATATAGATGAATTACCGTAATTCATCTATATACGATTAAGGTTTTAGGATTTGGAGGGATATGTATGTTAAAAAGTAAATATAGAGGGGAAAATCATGGATTTCAAAGAATGCTTCTgtaattttatcatgaaaataAACAATAATCTTGAAATAGGTTTTCGT from Musa acuminata AAA Group cultivar baxijiao chromosome BXJ2-11, Cavendish_Baxijiao_AAA, whole genome shotgun sequence encodes:
- the LOC135626239 gene encoding transcription initiation factor IIF subunit alpha-like is translated as MSFDLVLKPCCDGCGSTSDLYGSNCKHTTLCLSCGKTMAANRGRCHLCGAFITKLIREYNVRASANIDKAFYIGRFVTGLPPFSKKSSENRWSLHKEGLQGRQLTDTLKEKYKNKPWILEDETGQHQYQGQIEGSQSTTATYYLLMMHGKEFLAFPAGSWYNFSKIAQYKQLTLEEAEEKMNKRRHNATGYERWMMKAATNGAAAFGEVKKNEEASKGEADGSSRLKKGKNSDDGEHSDKGEENEDEEEARKNRLGLSKKGVDDDEEGAKGGEFDLDDDDIEKGDDWEHEETFTDDDEAVGNDPEEREDLAPEIPAPPEIKQDDEEEDEEDGGLSKSGKELKKLLGRAAGLNESDGEEEDDDDDDEEIGMSPVLAPKQKDAPKDEPTENTPSKAAPPSGPARSTPTTSKSSKAKRKPGSDDVKSNNGLPVKKMKDNPSAKDELPTSSKSNVLPKSSPATTSRPGSTPSTAPVTEDEIRTVLLSATPLTTQDLVAKFKARLKSQEDKNAFADILRRISKIQKANGHNYIVLRDK